The following are encoded together in the Anopheles nili chromosome 3, idAnoNiliSN_F5_01, whole genome shotgun sequence genome:
- the LOC128723401 gene encoding pre-mRNA-splicing factor CWC25 homolog has protein sequence MGGGDLNTKKSWHPNTMKNQERVWKAEQQEAAEKRRLNELRREIDEERSREELKHMGQKSGVLPSDDGDDKKLEWMYRGPSQLVNREEYLLGRTVDKTFEELDAQEKASTSTFGVAQPKNHVEHECIPFSIRQHKDVLSNDQVDLARKLMEDPLMLIKQKQIESRQKILQNPVKLKELHRLLKGDESLKSSDGKKKKKKEKKAKKSKKSDKKKKKSKKRNSSNSSDSGSDDSDTDLDKLLAEKYKKVQNSMAEEHQEGVSFNKLLSMKYEKLSKELDMMGSTGSKKKKRHPDRRSNGSSSSESDREDSQTRKHGHRAKRDDYSRRDDRDTRGRDKGPSKNTERSRHARRERRESSEEDTNDGKRHRNSRGIANDSSRNRSRSRSRDRRRNSPTNRFRQRSPARKAGSSKAKHSRDRSREKSVEKKKAKESRRHSRSQSPRKTSPNRTKPEKRPTKPRRTPSSSSSASTSDSDSPESSPARPVAQDSDDERRAKKVRNFGLVTASGEKLETKSRSADVRLYNREEIKAEQSKQKPSWSKPTEKKRPLTEEELEEKRLAMMSNAQWREKERESNVKRYEAEDHREETTHSREYDKEFLTKQFKRAAAAETVESRIRSNRNNIQRSNGAMNSNFVKR, from the exons ATGGGAGGTGGCGACTTG AATACGAAAAAATCATGGCACCCGAACACGATGAAAAACCAAGAGCGTGTCTGGAAAGCGGAGCAACAGGAGGCGGCCGAAAAGCGACgcttgaacgagctccggcgTGAAATAGACGAGGAACGAAGCCGCGAGGAGCTGAAACATATGGGACAAAAGTCCGGCGTTCTACCGAGCGATGACGGTGACGATAAGAAACTAGAGTGGATGTACCGGGGACCGTCACAGTTGGTCAACCGAGAGGAATATCTGCTGGGCCGAACCGTGGACAAGACGTTCGAGGAGCTCGATGCCCAAGAAAAAGCTTCTACTTCTACGTTCGGTGTGGCTCAGCCAAAAAATCATGTCGAGCACGAATGCATTCCCTTTTCGATCCGACAACACAAGGATGTACTCAGCAACGACCAGGTGGATCTTGCCCGGAAGCTCATGGAGGATCCACTAATGCTGATCAAACAGAAACAGATCGAATCTCGCCAGAAGATCCTACAAAATCCTGTTAAGCTGAAGGAACTTCATCGTCTGCTCAAGGGAGATGAGAGTTTGAAATCGTCGGatggcaagaaaaagaaaaagaaggaaaaaaaggctaaaaaaagtaaaaagagcgataaaaaaaagaaaaagagcaagaaGCGTAATAGCTCTAACAGTTCCGATAGTGGTAGCGATGATAGCGATACAGATCTAGATAAGCTATTGGCAGAGAAGTATAAAAAAGTTCAAAACTCCATGGCGGAAGAACACCAGGAAGGCGTTAGCTTTAACAAGCTGCTTTCCATGAAGTACGAAAAGCTGTCCAAAGAGTTGGACATGATGGGAAGCACTGgttcgaaaaagaagaaacgacACCCTGATCGGAGAAGTAACGGATCCAGTTCTTCGGAATCAGATAGGGAAGATTCACAGACACGAAAACATGGTCATAGGGCAAAACGGGACGACTATTCTCGGCGAGACGATCGTGACACACGTGGAAGAGATAAAGGTCCAAGCAAAAACACCGAACGTTCTCGACACgcaagaagagaaagaagggAATCTTCGGAGGAAGATACAAACGATGGGAAGCGTCATAGAAATTCTCGGGGTATCGCCAACGATTCTTCACGGAACAGAAGCCGCTCTAGAAGTAGGGATAGACGTAGAAACAGTCCTACAAATCGTTTTAGGCAGCGGTCACCAGCCCGTAAAGCTGGCTCGTCGAAAGCCAAACACAGTCGAGATCGATCGCGGGAAAAATCAgttgaaaagaagaaagccaAAGAGAGCAGGCGCCATTCTCGTTCGCAAAGTCCTCGAAAGACAAGTCCCAACCGGACAAAGCCGGAAAAACGGCCGACAAAACCTCGCAGGACGCCATCATCCAGCTCATCAGCATCGACATCCGATTCGGATTCGCCGGAATCTTCCCCTGCTCGTCCGGTAGCGCAGGACTCCGACGACGAAAGACGCGCCAAGAAGGTTAGAAACTTCGGTTTAGTAACGGCATCGGGTGAAAAATTGGAAACCAAATCACGCTCAGCAGATGTTCGGCTGTACAACCGGGAGGAGATAAAGGCGGAACAATCGAAACAGAAGCCATCCTGGAGCAAACCAACAGAAAAGAAGCGGCCGTTGACGGAGGAAGAGCTAGAGGAGAAGAGATTGGCCATGATGAGCAACGCGCAGTGGCGCGAAAAGGAACGGGAATCGAACGTAAAGCGGTATGAGGCCGAAGATCACCGTGAGGAAACCACACACAGTCGAGAGTACGATAAGGAGTTCCTAACGAAGCAATTCAAACGAGCCGCCGCAGCCGAAACGGTCGAATCGCGCATCCGATCCAATCGCAACAACATCCAGCGATCTAATGGCGcaatgaattcaaatttcgTAAAACGGTGA
- the LOC128722979 gene encoding translocon-associated protein subunit gamma, with the protein MAETTKDLGFTKEEELLLQDFSRNVSTKSNVMFHGNAFIVSVVPIWLFWRVHQMDLLPSVVFFVIVTGLCTYLLAMAYRNTKFTMKHKIAIKREDAVTREMTAQLSEDKKMSRKEKDERVLWKKIDVAEYEATTFSIFYNNALFLAIVIFASFYLLRSFTPTVNYIFSMVSAGGLLALLSTGKST; encoded by the exons ATGGCCGAGACCACGAAAGACCTGGGTTTTACCAAGGAGGaagaactgctgctgcaggatTTCAGCCGAAATGTGAGCACCAAATCGAACGTAATGTTCCATGGCAATGCGTTCATCGTATCGGTTGTTCCCATTT GGTTATTCTGGAGAGTGCATCAAATGGACCTGCTGCCGTCCGTGGTGTTCTTCGTGATTGTTACGGGACTGTGCACGTACCTGCTGGCCATGGCTTATCGCAACACCAAGTTCACGATGAAGCACAAGATCGCTATCAAGCGTGAGGATGCGGTAACGCGTGAGATGACCGCCCAGCTGTCCGAGGACAAGAAGATGAGCCGCAAGGAGAAGGACGAGCGTGTGCTGTGGAAGAAGATCGATGTGGCCGAATACGAGGCTACTACGTTCTCCATCTTTTACAATAACGCTCTCTTCCTGGCTATCGTCATCTTCGCCAGCTTCTACCTGCTGCGATCGTTCACTCCGACCGTCAACTATATCTTTTCGATGGTCAGCGCCGGAGGACTGCTCGCCCTGCTGTCCACGGGAAAATCTACGTAA
- the LOC128725349 gene encoding transmembrane protein 147, with translation MTLYHFGNCAALVYVPYYFTYKYSGLSEYGAFWKCVQAGGIYVFTQLCKMLVLATFFPDTDTFSEGAPFNFIAEFLRCSVDLVDFLGLAFVLSRIPGKGHSKLITAGLGWATAEVILSRGLMLWVGARGAEFSWIYTQKCLESNVLLIQHLSTATLLWLFSRHDLDKKFAPVVVLLLVATSYRGVWLEGALHAISAGPWLGLALKALITSCMGVATLHIYSGLAQQIGL, from the exons ATGACTCTGTACCATTTCGGTAACTGTGCCGCGTTAGTGTACGTGCCATATTACTTCACCTACAAGTACTCCGGATT GTCGGAATACGGCGCGTTCTGGAAATGTGTCCAGGCTGGTGGAATATACGTGTTTACACAGCTTTGCAAAATGCTTGTATTAGCAACGTTCTTCCCCGACACCGACACCTTCAGCGAAGGTGCCCCGTTTAATTTCATTGCC GAATTCCTACGATGCAGCGTCGATCTTGTTGACTTTCTGGGTCTCGCCTTTGTGTTGTCGAGAATTCCCGGCAAAGGTCACAGCAAACTCATCACAGCCGGTTTGGGGTGGGCTACAGCAGAAGTGATTTTGTCTCGTGGACTAATGCTCTGGGTAGGCGCTAGAGGGGCTGAATTTTCTTGGATCTACACTCAAAAATGCTTGGAATCGAACGTGTTGTTAATACAACACCTCTCTACTGCAACACTACTGTGGCTGTTCTCCAGGCACGATCTGGATAAGAAGTTCGCCCCGGTGGTAGTGTTGCTGCTAGTGGCCACTTCGTACCGTGGCGTTTGGCTTGAAGGTGCTCTGCATGCCATATCAGCCGGCCCATGGCTGGGGCTAGCCTTGAAAGCACTCATCACCAGCTGCATGGGAGTCGCCACGCTACACATCTACTCGGGGCTCGCCCAGCAGATAGGATTGTAG
- the LOC128727185 gene encoding REPTOR-binding partner isoform X2, translated as MDYEELTTMVEEQNQSERKESGKRGRKPGRKVSTEKIDMKAKLERSRQSARECRARKKLRYQYLEELVTDREKAVVELRHELEKLYNWALEVEAGRCPEGLQELLEEMGAMKQE; from the exons ATGGATTACGAAGAGCTGACGACGATGGTGGAGGAGCAGAATCAATCG GAGCGTAAGGAGAGCGGCAAACGTGGGCGCAAACCCGGTCGGAAGGTATCCACGGAGAAAATCGATATGAAAGCGAAGCTCG AACGCAGCCGGCAGAGTGCACGCGAGTGTCGTGCCCGCAAGAAGCTCCGCTATCAGTACCTCGAGGAGTTGGTGACCGATCGCGAGAAGGCTGTCGTCGAATTGCGCCacgagctggaaaagctgtACAACTGGGCGCTTGAGGTGGAAGCCGGTCGCTGCCCGGAAGGACTGCAGGAACTCCTGGAGGAGATGGGAGCCATGAAGCAGGAGTAA
- the LOC128727185 gene encoding REPTOR-binding partner isoform X1, with amino-acid sequence MDYEELTTMVEEQNQSERKESGKRGRKPGRKVSTEKIDMKAKLAERSRQSARECRARKKLRYQYLEELVTDREKAVVELRHELEKLYNWALEVEAGRCPEGLQELLEEMGAMKQE; translated from the exons ATGGATTACGAAGAGCTGACGACGATGGTGGAGGAGCAGAATCAATCG GAGCGTAAGGAGAGCGGCAAACGTGGGCGCAAACCCGGTCGGAAGGTATCCACGGAGAAAATCGATATGAAAGCGAAGCTCG CAGAACGCAGCCGGCAGAGTGCACGCGAGTGTCGTGCCCGCAAGAAGCTCCGCTATCAGTACCTCGAGGAGTTGGTGACCGATCGCGAGAAGGCTGTCGTCGAATTGCGCCacgagctggaaaagctgtACAACTGGGCGCTTGAGGTGGAAGCCGGTCGCTGCCCGGAAGGACTGCAGGAACTCCTGGAGGAGATGGGAGCCATGAAGCAGGAGTAA
- the LOC128725099 gene encoding titin-like, which translates to MKFTILVASVAVVISATLALEFESRKLQPEAIAEHDGLSMLEQTPAEDRQWQAVKKHEKRQTGKKIHIFLGKPKSKKPKKHAASDGEPETQTRKTPELTTRSDKGVIDTTSDAPDAAVGESQHYEIGEHNIVKEKIKIKHHHHHHHHNHVKTVVKKEPYPVEKVVQVPVEKIVHVPKPYPVEKIVEKVVHVPVEKIVHVPKPYPVEKIVEKVVHVPKPYPVEKIVEKPVHVPKPYPVEVKVPYPVEKIVHVDKPYPVEKIVEKVVHVPKPYPVYKQVQVPVPVEVKVPYEVPKPVPYPVEKKVPYPVEVKVPVEVEKKVPVPVKVEVEKKVPYPVKVYVPQPYPVEKKVPYPVPVKSGSFPFPFDKELSSTSYSNTRLHPFESQQHEEYAGLEDSYRRTTKTGYKKSKGKKSKKTEQQQQSQQHASSAPVTEDNTGDAQTGMGASYSSLSTGSDHGAHYTQTTVFHSGSGHQAQQHQQQQQQQQQQSHQSLLQQHQDQLQQYQQQQQQQLLQQQQQLQQQQQQQQQQQYGNVDATSFFNHQLIHYGQQPKYGPSTFPSQTSQGADYGTGPQSTGQDGGQYGHLLHGGSDHYGSGSNQQEVIVTPPSGNGATGMHHTTGYGQQPVTYALTAPSNPGGSFQLESQPQPFQLLQLAPFQYQTPTGFSLPTAR; encoded by the exons ATGAAGTTTACG ATACTGGTGGCATCGGTGGCTGTCGTCATCTCGGCAACACTGGCGCTGGAGTTTGAGAGCCGAAAGCTGCAGCCGGAAGCGATCGCCGAGCACGATGGACTGTCGATGCTGGAGCAAACTCCGGCCGAAGATCGCCAGTGGCAGGCGGTGAAGAAGCACGAGAAGCGCCAGACGGGCAAGAAAATCCACATCTTCCTGGGCAAGCCGAAAAGCAAGAAGCCAAAGAAGCACGCAGCCTCCGACGGTGAGCCGGAAACGCAGACGCGCAAAACGCCCGAGCTGACGACACGCTCGGATAAGGGCGTCATCGATACGACCTCGGATGCGCCGGATGCGGCCGTCGGTGAGAGTCAGCACTACGAGATCGGCGAGCACAACATCGTGAAGGAGAAGATCAAGATcaagcaccatcatcaccatcaccatcacaaCCACGTGAAGACGGTGGTCAAGAAGGAACCGTATCCGGTGGAGAAGGTCGTGCAGGTCCCGGTCGAGAAGATTGTGCACGTGCCAAAGCCCTACCCGGTGGAGAAGATCGTTGAGAAGGTGGTTCACGTCCCCGTGGAGAAGATCGTTCACGTCCCGAAACCCTACCCAGTGGAGAAGATCGTCGAAAAGGTCGTGCACGTCCCAAAGCCTTATCCGGTGGAGAAGATCGTCGAAAAACCGGTGCACGTCCCGAAACCCTACCCAGTAGAGGTGAAGGTGCCGTACCCGGTGGAGAAGATCGTGCACGTTGACAAGCCCTACCCGGTGGAGAAGATCGTCGAAAAGGTGGTGCACGTCCCGAAGCCCTACCCGGTGTACAAACAGGTGcaggttccggttccggttgagGTGAAGGTACCTTACGAGGTCCCCAAACCCGTGCCCTATCCTGTCGAGAAGAAGGTGCCCTATCCCGTTGAGGTAAAGGTTCCTGTTGAGGTCGAGAAAaaggttccggttccggtgaaggTCGAAGTCGAGAAGAAGGTACCGTATCCGGTGAAGGTGTACGTCCCACAACCGTACCCCGTGGAGAAGAAGGTCCCGTATCCAGTGCCAGTTAAATCGGGCTCTTTCCCATTCCCCTTCGACAAGGAACTCTCGTCGACTAGCTACTCGAACACGCGTCTGCATCCTTTCGAATCGCAACAGCACGAGGAATACGCTGGATTAGAGGACAGTTACCGCCGCACGACCAAGACGGGATACAAAAAGAGCAAGGGCAAAAAGTCGAAGAAGacggaacaacaacagcagtccCAGCAGCACGCATCCAGCGCACCAGTCACCGAGGACAATACGGGCGATGCACAGACGGGCATGGGAGCGTCGTACTCCTCACTCAGCACCGGAAGTGACCACGGAGCTCACTACACTCAGACCACCGTCTTCCACAGCGGCTCCGGACATCAAgcacaacaacaccagcaacagcagcagcagcagcaacaacaatctcATCAGTCTCTTCTTCAACAGCACCAGGACCAGCTCCAGCagtatcagcagcaacagcagcaacagctactgcaacagcaacagcagcttcaacagcagcagcagcaacaacaacagcagcagtacggcAACGTTGATGCCACCAGTTTCTTCAACCACCAGCTCATCCACTATGGTCAGCAGCCAAAGTACGGACCCTCCACGTTCCCGAGTCAGACTTCGCAGGGTGCTGACTACGGAACGGGTCCTCAATCGACTGGCCAGGATGGAGGGCAGTACGGACACCTGTTGCACGGTGGTTCCGATCACTACGGATCCGGATCGAACCAGCAGGAAGTGATCGTAACGCCACCATCCGGTAACGGTGCCACGGGAATGCACCACACAACCGGTTACGGTCAGCAACCAGTTACGTACGCACTCACAGCACCGTCGAACCCGGGTGGTAGTTTCCAGCTCGAATCACAACCGCAACCATTCCAGCTACTTCAGCTGGCTCCGTTCCAGTATCAAACACCAACCGGGTTTTCGTTACCAACCGCCCGATAA
- the LOC128723080 gene encoding syntaxin-5: MQSRARRRYGADETGDSFAVITIGSEGPVTTTGGHQQRVEDIPEKPKYPPPSSATSWLPSLSQRIFASVVPTPVNPQPRNAWQETAPKQGPGIWTGETSILDDEDDDPLGKGSVIPEFTMTARDRSNEFASAIRSLQGRNIQRAVNLKDPRKAKHMQSYSEFMMIAKHIGKNIASTYTKLEKLTLLAKKKTLFDDRPAEIQELTYIIKGDLNSLNQQIARLQEVSKSQRRSTNGKHLLSHSSNMVVALQAKLANMSSDFKQVLEVRTENLKQQKTRRDQFSQGPMTGGLPPSTMRGSTQGSLLLQEQQDQVCIDMGGSSAAGGSNSERSPLLQQQQQLVLYDESDSYVQERAETMQNIESTIVELGGIFQQLAHMVKEQEEMVDRIDSNLQDVELNVEAAHGEILKYFQSVTKNRWLMIKIFGVLILFFIFFVIFLA, encoded by the exons ATGCAATCAAGGGCCAGACGTCGTTACGGTGCTGACGAAACGGGTGATTCATTCGCGGTAATAACCATAGGCTCCGAGGGGCCAGTTACGACAACCGGTGGTCATCAGCAACGGGTAGAAGATATCCCAGAGAAACCCAAATACCCACCGCCTAGTTCGGCCACCAGCTGGTTACCGTCGTTATCGCAGCGCATCTTTGCCTCGGTGGTACCAACTCCGGTCAACCCGCAGCCGCGTAACGCTTGGCAGGAGACGGCTCCCAAGCAGGGGCCAGGAATTTGGACGGGCGAAACCTCCATTctcgacgacgaggacgacgatccGCTCGGCAAGGGGAGTGTAATACCGGAATTCACAATGACGGCGCGCGACCGTTCGAACGAGTTCGCGAGTGCGATTCGCTCGCTCCAAGGGCGGAACATACAACGGGCGGTCAACCTGAAGGATCCGCGGAAGGCTAAGCACATGCAAAGCTACTCGGAGTTCATGATGATTGCCAAGCACATTGGCAAAAACATCGCTAGCACGTACACAAAACTGGAGAAGCTGACTCTAC tggcaaagaaaaaaacgctgtTCGACGACCGGCCAGCGGAAATTCAAGAGTTGACGTACATCATCAAAGGCGATCTTAACTCGCTAAATCAGCAAATCGCTCGGCTGCAGGAAGTCTCGAAATCGCAACGAAGATCCACCAACGGCAAGCATTTGCTTTCACATTCCTCCAATATGGTGGTCGCGCTACAGGCGAAGCTGGCGAACATGAGTTCCGATTTCAAGCAAGTGCTCGAAGTGCGAACGGAAAATCTGAAGCAACAGAAAACGCGACGCGATCAG TTCAGCCAGGGTCCAATGACCGGAGGGTTGCCTCCATCGACGATGCGAGGCTCAACGCAAGGTAGCCTTTTGCTCCAGGAACAGCAAGATCAAGTCTGTATTGACATGGGTGGTTCGTCGGCCGCTGGTGGATCAAACAGCGAACGATCACCGCTgttacagcagcagcagcaactggtACTGTACGACGAATCTGATAGCTACGTGCAGGAACGGGCGGAAACGATGCAAAACATCGAGAGCACGATCGTGGAGCTGGGCGGCATCTTTCAGCAGCTCGCCCACATGGTGAAGGAACAGGAGGAGATGGTCGATAGGATCGATAGCAATCTGCAGGACGTCGAATTGAACGTGGAAGCCGCGCATGGGGAGATTCTGAAGTACTTTCAGTCCGTTACCAAAAACCGGTGGCTCATGATAAAGATCTTTGGCGTGCTGAtactatttttcattttcttcgtcaTCTTCCTGGCGTAG
- the LOC128722541 gene encoding uncharacterized protein LOC128722541 — protein sequence MEAVINSLQFSAALQLFLNTLVVTHLSEHYSVCVARSVHDDIRLGFPRPVVSLLEDNFKLAPDSDEPLRHFVAAIDAGCEGFVITNDMLFPFLDIFRSAHEEASFRARNRRIIAITQLDDSQRKRLIQHDIMEAIPNMLMVVPNATARTIEVYTTKLSGAEPRGITTELIRLERINLETLPVDSLPASLVNFPNQLSNMQGRRVRLSTLPYPPCTVVYEVPLGQGNARSTTPANYSLQVDGTEILMVLELCHRINCSVEIELVANSEWGQVYPNGSSDGLIGSLINRRSDVSVAAIYRWYVWYKYMTMSVYTGRSGTSCLVPRPLPKPFWQTPFLSFPPSLWLTVSVSFCFGATAVYLTERAQEELRPATRTTHRYQVIDAIFFMASLYVEQSVPLPKSLMAGSVLVSFLLFGGFMVGNSYAGSLAYVMTIPRYQKSIDTRADLAASGIKWSGRSIIWINSFVMTTQPELVTIRDNFLVRDSATMERYIKSHLNMGYASERLMYGSYPVEPFIDLNASRFLQPLKEDLMWEQTITACSKTWPLMELYDDLLLRVHQSGILRYWEIISVIRNMNLQIQRNLADARLLQQAENEPVKLTIAHFLGVFFILFGGLAFATLSFIGEVLKHRTQASWTSSRMKPILRNRMDPNIRNNSVWID from the exons ATGGAAGCCGTAATAAATTCGTTGCAATTCAGTGCCGCACTGCAACTGTTTCTCAACACACTGGTAGTAACGCACCTTTCCGAGCACTACAGTGTCTGCGTTGCACGTAGTGTTCACGATGATATACGTCTCGGATTTCCTCGACCCGTTGTTAGTTTGCTGGAGGACAATTTCAAATTAGCGCCTGATAGCGACGAACCACTGCGCCATTTCGTAGCGGCAATTGATGCCGGATGCGAGGGTTTCGTAATAACGAACGACATGCTTTTCCCGTTTCTGGACATCTTTCGATCAGCCCACGAGGAGGCATCCTTTCGGGCTCGTAACAGACGCATCATTGCCATTACACAGCTTGATGATTCCCAAAGGAAGCGTTTGATACAGCACGATATCATGGAAGCTATCCCCAACATGCTGATGGTGGTTCCAAACGCAACGGCCCGCACCATTGAGGTGTACACCACCAAGCTATCGGGAGCAGAACCTCGAGGAATAACGACCGAGCTAATACGTCTGGAACGCATCAATCTCGAGACATTACCGGTAGATTCTCTACCAGCATctttggtgaattttccgaatCAGCTAAGCAACATGCAGGGACGAAGGGTTCGTCTGTCTACCTTACCCTATCCACCGTGTACCGTAGTTTATGAAGTG CCATTGGGACAAGGAAATGCACGCAGCACGACGCCGGCCAATTACTCGCTCCAGGTGGACGGCACTGAAATACTGATGGTCCTGGAGCTGTGTCATCGCATCAACTGTTCGGTAGAAATTGAGCTTG TGGCCAACTCAGAATGGGGCCAGGTGTATCCCAATGGCTCCTCGGACGGATTGATCGGGTCACTGATAAATCGGCGATCGGATGTATCTGTAGCAGCAATTTATCGTTG GTACGTCTGGTATAAGTACATGACGATGTCCGTGTACACCGGCAGATCCGGAACCTCATGTCTTGTTCCACGTCCTCTACCGAAGCCGTTCTGGCAGACACCATTCCTGTCGTTTCCTCCCAGTCTTTGGTTGACCGTTTCCGTATCATTTTGCTTTGGAGCTACGGCCGTGTACCTCACCGAGCGTGCTCAGGAGGAACTCCGTCCAGCGACTAGAACCACCCATCGGTACCAAGTCATCGATGCCATTTTCTTCATGGCTAGCCTGTACGTAGAGCAGTCAGTTCCCTTGCCGAAAAGCCTGATGGCGGGGTCGGTACTGGTTTCGTTTCTGCTCTTCGGAGGGTTTATGGTCGGCAATAGTTACGCGGGATCACTCGCGTACGTGATGACGATACCACGGTACCAGAAATCTATCGACACACGTGCCGATTTGGCCGCGAGCGGTATCAAGTGGTCCGGTCGGTCCATCATCTGGATTAATTCGTTCGTAATGACGACACAACCAGAGCTAGTCACGATACGGGATAACTTCTTAGTGCGCGACAGTGCGACCATGGAACGGTACATAAAATCTCACCTCAACATGGGTTATGCTAGCGAGCGGCTAATGTACGGGAGCTATCCGGTTGAGCCGTTTATCGATCTCAACGCCTCCCGGTTTCTGCAACCACTCAAGGAGGATCTAATGTGGGAACAGACCATAACTGCGTGTTCTAAAACCTGGCCACTGATGGAATTGTACGATGATTTACTGTTGCGCGTGCACCAGAGCGGTATTTTGCGGTACTGGGAGATAATC AGCGTAATTCGGAATATGAACTTACAAATTCAACGAAATCTAGCTGATGCTCGCCTTTTGCAACAAGCCGAAAACGAGCCAGTTAAGCTCACTATAGCGCACTTTCTGGGTGTGTTCTTCATTCTGTTTGGGGGATTAGCTTTCGCCACGCTGTCGTTCATCGGTGAGGTACTAAAACATCGTACGCAGGCATCCTGGACATCTAGCCGAATGAAGCCTATCCTGAGGAATCGAATGGATCCTAACATCCGCAACAATAGCGTGTGGATTGATTAG